The proteins below come from a single Burkholderia humptydooensis genomic window:
- a CDS encoding peroxiredoxin encodes MSLRLGDIAPDFEQDSSLGRIKFHEWLGNSWGVLFSHPADYTPVCTTELGLTAKLKGEFEKRNVKVIALSVDSVESHKGWIDDINDTQATSVGFPIIADGDRKVSELYDMIHPNANETLTVRSLFVIDPNKKVRLIITYPASTGRNFDEVLRVIDSLQLTDNYKVATPGNWKDGDDVVIVPSLQDPEELKQRFPKGFKAVRPYLRLTPQPNK; translated from the coding sequence ATGAGTCTACGTCTTGGCGACATCGCGCCGGATTTCGAGCAGGATTCGAGCCTTGGCCGCATCAAATTCCATGAATGGCTCGGCAATAGTTGGGGCGTCCTGTTCTCGCATCCGGCTGACTACACGCCCGTCTGCACGACGGAGCTCGGCCTGACCGCGAAGCTCAAGGGCGAATTCGAGAAGCGCAACGTGAAGGTGATCGCGCTGTCGGTCGACAGCGTGGAGTCGCACAAGGGCTGGATCGACGACATCAACGACACGCAGGCGACGAGCGTCGGCTTCCCGATCATCGCCGACGGCGACCGCAAGGTCTCGGAACTCTACGACATGATCCATCCGAACGCGAACGAGACGCTGACCGTGCGCTCGCTGTTCGTGATCGATCCGAACAAGAAGGTGCGCCTCATCATCACCTACCCGGCGAGCACCGGCCGCAACTTCGACGAAGTGCTGCGCGTCATCGATTCGCTGCAGTTGACCGACAATTACAAGGTCGCGACGCCCGGCAACTGGAAGGATGGCGACGACGTCGTGATCGTGCCGTCGCTGCAGGACCCGGAAGAGCTGAAGCAGCGCTTCCCGAAGGGCTTCAAGGCGGTGCGCCCGTACCTGCGCCTGACGCCGCAGCCGAACAAGTAA
- a CDS encoding acyl-CoA dehydrogenase, with the protein MAAATFHWDDPLLLDQQLTDDERMVRDAANAYAQGKLAPRVTQAFRHETTDAAIFREMGEVGLLGPTIPEQYGGPGLNYVSYGLIAREVERVDSGYRSMMSVQSSLVMVPIFEFGSDAQKEKYLPKLATGEWIGCFGLTEPNHGSDPGSMVTRAQKVPGGYSLSGSKMWITNSPIADVFVVWAKLDEDGRDEIRGFILEKGWKGLSAPAIHGKVGLRASITGEIVLDEVFVPDENILPGVKGLRGPFTCLNSARYGIAWGALGAAESCWHIARQYVLDRKQFGRPLAANQLIQKKLADMQTEITLGLQGVLRLGRMKDEGTAAVEITSIMKRNSCGKALDIARLARDMLGGNGISDEFGVARHLVNLEVVNTYEGTHDIHALILGRAQTGIQAFF; encoded by the coding sequence ATGGCTGCCGCAACCTTCCATTGGGACGATCCGTTGCTGCTCGACCAGCAGCTCACCGACGACGAGCGCATGGTGCGCGACGCCGCGAACGCTTACGCGCAGGGCAAGCTCGCGCCGCGCGTGACGCAGGCGTTCCGCCATGAGACCACCGATGCGGCGATCTTCCGCGAAATGGGCGAGGTCGGCCTGCTCGGGCCGACGATTCCCGAGCAGTACGGCGGCCCCGGCCTCAACTACGTGAGCTACGGGCTCATCGCGCGCGAGGTCGAGCGCGTCGATTCGGGCTATCGGTCGATGATGTCGGTGCAGTCGTCGCTCGTGATGGTGCCCATCTTCGAATTCGGCTCCGACGCGCAGAAGGAAAAGTACCTGCCGAAGCTCGCAACGGGCGAATGGATCGGCTGCTTCGGCCTGACCGAGCCGAACCACGGCTCCGACCCGGGCAGCATGGTCACGCGCGCGCAGAAGGTGCCGGGCGGCTACTCGCTGTCCGGCTCGAAGATGTGGATCACGAATTCGCCGATCGCCGACGTATTCGTCGTCTGGGCGAAGCTCGACGAGGACGGCCGCGACGAGATCCGCGGCTTCATCCTCGAGAAGGGCTGGAAGGGCCTGTCGGCGCCGGCGATCCACGGCAAGGTGGGCCTGCGCGCGTCGATCACGGGCGAGATCGTGCTCGACGAAGTGTTCGTCCCCGACGAAAACATCCTGCCGGGCGTGAAGGGCCTGCGCGGGCCGTTCACGTGCCTGAATTCGGCACGCTACGGCATCGCGTGGGGCGCGCTCGGCGCGGCCGAGTCGTGCTGGCACATCGCGCGCCAGTACGTGCTCGACCGCAAGCAGTTCGGCCGCCCGCTCGCCGCGAACCAGTTGATCCAGAAGAAGCTCGCGGACATGCAGACCGAGATCACGCTCGGCCTGCAGGGCGTGCTGCGGCTCGGCCGGATGAAGGACGAAGGCACCGCCGCCGTCGAGATCACGTCGATCATGAAGCGCAATTCGTGCGGCAAGGCGCTCGACATCGCCCGCCTCGCCCGCGACATGCTGGGCGGCAACGGCATCTCGGACGAATTCGGCGTCGCGCGCCACCTCGTGAACCTCGAAGTGGTGAACACGTACGAAGGCACGCACGACATTCACGCGCTGATCCTCGGCCGCGCGCAGACCGGGATTCAGGCGTTCTTCTGA
- a CDS encoding IclR family transcriptional regulator, which translates to MNFPTIDADTLDERKFVVALARGLDLLRAFRPGETMLGNRDFVERTGLPKATVNRLAYTLTVLGCLRYDDALGKYALDAGVLSLGYALLAGSDTLALARPHMQALAREIGAAVSLGCRDGLDMIYLETIRSETALTLGLASGSRLSMLTSSMGRAYLAVQPPDARAALFAELRKTAGKGRAGAALVDAAEHAVDAFAVDGCCYSFRDWHEDVNAAAVPFREPREGRWLILSCSGPASSMGEDVFRSRIGPKLKALARRLGELG; encoded by the coding sequence ATGAATTTTCCGACCATCGATGCCGACACGCTCGACGAACGCAAGTTCGTCGTCGCTCTCGCGCGGGGGCTCGATCTGCTGCGCGCGTTCAGGCCCGGCGAGACGATGCTCGGCAACCGCGACTTCGTCGAGCGCACCGGCTTGCCGAAGGCGACCGTCAACCGGCTCGCGTACACGCTTACCGTGCTCGGCTGTCTGCGCTACGACGACGCGCTCGGCAAGTACGCGCTCGATGCGGGCGTGCTGTCGCTCGGCTACGCGCTGCTCGCGGGCTCGGACACGCTCGCGCTCGCGCGGCCGCACATGCAGGCGCTCGCGCGCGAGATCGGCGCGGCGGTGTCGCTCGGTTGCCGCGACGGGCTCGACATGATCTACCTGGAGACGATCCGCAGCGAGACGGCGCTGACGCTCGGGCTCGCGTCGGGGTCGCGGCTGTCGATGCTGACGAGCTCGATGGGGCGTGCGTATCTTGCGGTGCAGCCGCCCGACGCGCGCGCGGCGCTCTTTGCCGAGCTGCGCAAGACGGCGGGGAAGGGGCGGGCGGGGGCGGCGCTCGTCGACGCGGCGGAGCATGCGGTCGACGCATTCGCCGTCGATGGCTGCTGTTACTCGTTTCGCGACTGGCACGAGGACGTGAACGCTGCCGCTGTGCCGTTTCGCGAGCCGCGCGAAGGGCGCTGGCTGATTCTCAGTTGCAGCGGGCCGGCGTCGTCGATGGGCGAGGACGTGTTCCGCAGCCGGATCGGCCCGAAGCTGAAGGCGCTCGCCCGGCGGCTCGGGGAGCTGGGCTGA
- a CDS encoding GFA family protein, with translation MSSSESLEGGCACGAIRYRIAGMPADAGFCHCRLCQRTTGAAVLAWATVPLGAFEYVKGEPRVFASSAWGERRFCAQCGAQLEYRRSDAPSTVEVNYATLDDPSAITPKAHTWYASRIPGLEVAGGLPVRDDGDH, from the coding sequence ATGTCGAGCTCGGAATCGCTGGAAGGCGGGTGCGCGTGCGGCGCAATTCGTTACCGGATCGCCGGCATGCCTGCGGACGCCGGCTTTTGTCATTGCCGGCTGTGTCAGCGGACGACGGGCGCCGCCGTGCTCGCATGGGCGACGGTGCCGCTCGGCGCGTTCGAGTACGTGAAGGGCGAGCCGCGCGTGTTCGCGTCGAGCGCGTGGGGCGAGCGGCGCTTCTGCGCGCAGTGCGGCGCGCAGCTCGAATACCGGCGGTCGGATGCGCCTTCGACGGTCGAGGTCAATTACGCGACGCTCGACGATCCGTCGGCGATCACGCCGAAAGCGCATACGTGGTACGCGAGCCGCATCCCCGGCCTGGAAGTGGCGGGCGGTTTGCCGGTGCGCGACGACGGCGACCACTGA
- a CDS encoding EAL domain-containing protein, whose product MVPPTIPELVARAGKLPFLCDHLALEDGAQGAYAHLRGLKLESVYEPIYDVSMPGAPQSTSLSDAIERYGDELGFQAVTHAGGAPFDPIGAVADDQELVALDRLARSLHAINFFGAQRHGLLFLRVHERLLKSVKYDHGKHFSTVLKSFGLPPERVVIELPAAAVAHKTFLGYLTKSYQHYGFKVADKLPDPGRILAVESDMARPDYIKMDAAIALREGMVKALVGYAQRVRIPLIFDHVVDEAQFELLRQYDVRLVQGPVFSQPAAV is encoded by the coding sequence ATGGTTCCGCCCACCATTCCCGAGCTCGTCGCCCGCGCGGGCAAGCTCCCGTTCCTGTGCGACCACCTTGCGCTCGAAGACGGCGCGCAGGGCGCATACGCGCACCTGCGCGGTCTCAAGCTGGAGAGCGTCTACGAGCCGATCTACGACGTGTCGATGCCGGGCGCGCCGCAATCGACGTCGCTCTCCGACGCGATCGAGCGCTACGGCGACGAACTCGGCTTCCAGGCGGTCACGCACGCGGGCGGCGCACCGTTCGATCCGATCGGCGCCGTCGCCGACGATCAGGAGCTCGTCGCGCTCGACCGGCTCGCGCGCAGCCTGCACGCGATCAACTTCTTCGGCGCGCAGCGGCACGGCCTGCTGTTCCTGCGCGTGCACGAACGGCTGCTGAAGAGCGTCAAGTACGACCACGGCAAGCACTTCTCGACCGTGCTCAAGAGCTTCGGGCTACCGCCCGAGCGCGTCGTGATCGAGCTGCCGGCGGCGGCCGTCGCGCACAAGACGTTCCTCGGCTATCTGACGAAGAGTTATCAGCACTACGGCTTCAAGGTCGCCGACAAGCTGCCCGATCCGGGGCGCATCCTCGCCGTCGAATCGGACATGGCGCGGCCCGACTACATCAAGATGGACGCCGCGATCGCGCTGCGGGAAGGGATGGTGAAGGCGCTCGTCGGCTATGCGCAGCGCGTGCGCATTCCGCTCATCTTCGATCACGTCGTCGACGAGGCGCAGTTCGAGCTGCTGCGTCAGTACGACGTGCGGCTCGTGCAGGGGCCGGTGTTCTCGCAGCCGGCCGCGGTCTGA
- a CDS encoding MBL fold metallo-hydrolase, translated as MAGDKKFASQADLAEKKVTFERLSEHAYAYTAEGDPNTGIVVGDDAVLVADTQATPVMAEDVIRRIREVTDKPIKYVLLTHYHAVRVLGASAYGADHVIASQDTYDLIAERGAADMKSEIERFPRLFRSVESVPGLTWPTLTFKGEMTLRLGRLEVKIMQLGRGHTKGDTVVWLPQDKVLLSGDLVEYGATPYAGDAYFQDWPATLDAIAALGPEKLVPGRGAALKTPREVADGLAGTRAFVSELYAKVKSGAAAGRDLNAIYKETYAQLKPKFGDWVIFDHCMPFDVTRAFDEATQYPDPRIWTAERDKDMWHTLEG; from the coding sequence ATGGCGGGTGACAAGAAATTTGCATCGCAGGCGGATCTGGCCGAGAAGAAGGTGACGTTCGAGCGGCTGTCCGAGCACGCCTACGCCTATACGGCGGAAGGCGATCCGAACACGGGGATCGTCGTCGGCGACGACGCGGTGCTCGTCGCCGACACGCAGGCGACGCCCGTGATGGCCGAGGACGTGATCCGCCGGATCCGCGAAGTCACCGACAAGCCGATCAAGTACGTGCTGCTCACGCACTACCACGCGGTGCGCGTGCTGGGCGCGTCCGCATACGGCGCCGACCACGTGATCGCGAGCCAGGACACATACGACCTGATCGCCGAGCGCGGCGCGGCCGACATGAAGAGCGAGATCGAGCGCTTCCCGCGCCTGTTCCGCTCGGTCGAGTCGGTGCCGGGCCTCACGTGGCCGACGCTCACGTTCAAGGGCGAGATGACGCTGCGGCTCGGCAGGCTCGAAGTGAAGATCATGCAGCTCGGCCGCGGCCACACGAAGGGCGATACGGTCGTGTGGCTGCCGCAGGACAAGGTGCTGCTGTCGGGCGACCTCGTCGAATACGGTGCGACGCCGTATGCGGGCGACGCGTACTTCCAGGACTGGCCGGCGACGCTCGACGCGATCGCGGCGCTCGGGCCCGAGAAGCTCGTGCCGGGGCGCGGCGCCGCGCTGAAGACGCCGCGGGAAGTCGCCGACGGCCTGGCGGGCACGCGCGCGTTCGTGAGCGAGCTGTACGCGAAGGTGAAATCGGGCGCGGCGGCGGGCCGGGACCTGAACGCGATCTACAAGGAGACCTACGCGCAACTGAAGCCGAAGTTCGGCGACTGGGTGATCTTCGACCACTGCATGCCGTTCGACGTGACGCGCGCGTTCGACGAGGCCACGCAATACCCGGACCCGCGGATCTGGACGGCCGAGCGCGACAAGGACATGTGGCACACCCTCGAAGGCTGA
- a CDS encoding FAD-dependent oxidoreductase: MTIDYQTLKFDYRPRAAGADEGEPHPAVVVGAGPVGLAAAIDLAQQGVPVVLLDDDDTLSAGSRAICFAKRTLEIFDRLGCGERVAQKGVSWHVGKVFLQDELIYAFDLLPEVGHARPAFVNLQQYYVEGYLAERALELPNLDLRWKSRVTGIRQTPEHAELDVDTPEGPYTLRARYVIAADGSKSPLRAMMGLDSRGRTFKDRFLIADVKVKAPFPAERWFWFDPPFHRNQSVLLHRQPDDVWRIDFQLGWDADPVAEKAPERVIARVRALLGPNVEFELEWVSVYTFRCQRMDSFRHGRVLFAGDSAHGVSPFGARGANSGVQDADNLAWKLKLVLDGRAPDRLLDTYAREREFAADENIRNSTRSTDFITPKSPISRVFRDATLKLARDCEFARRLVNSGRLSVPAVLAVSPLNTPDRAGETFERAPAPGAVALDAPVLANGAPGWLLPHLTGGFVGILFGSIDDAGALVDATRGHALPIVPVLVVPKGDARAVAGVDVIEDSEGLAAQRYDARPGTFYLLRPDQHVCARFRTADANAVRAALARAICNA, translated from the coding sequence ATGACCATCGATTATCAGACGCTGAAGTTCGACTATCGCCCGCGCGCGGCCGGTGCGGACGAAGGCGAACCGCATCCGGCCGTCGTCGTCGGCGCGGGGCCCGTCGGGCTCGCGGCGGCGATCGATCTCGCGCAGCAGGGCGTGCCCGTCGTGCTGCTCGACGACGATGACACGCTGTCGGCCGGCTCGCGCGCGATCTGCTTCGCGAAGCGCACGCTCGAGATCTTCGATCGCCTCGGCTGCGGCGAGCGGGTCGCGCAAAAGGGCGTGAGCTGGCACGTCGGCAAGGTGTTCCTGCAGGACGAGCTGATCTATGCGTTCGACCTGCTGCCGGAAGTCGGGCACGCGCGGCCCGCGTTCGTCAATCTGCAGCAGTACTACGTCGAAGGCTATCTGGCCGAGCGCGCGCTCGAGCTGCCGAACCTCGATCTGCGCTGGAAGAGCCGCGTGACGGGCATCCGGCAGACGCCCGAGCATGCGGAGCTCGACGTCGACACGCCGGAGGGGCCGTACACGCTGCGTGCGCGCTACGTGATCGCGGCGGACGGCTCGAAGAGCCCGCTGCGCGCGATGATGGGGCTCGACAGCCGCGGCCGCACGTTCAAGGACCGCTTCCTGATCGCCGACGTGAAGGTGAAGGCGCCGTTCCCGGCCGAGCGCTGGTTCTGGTTCGATCCGCCGTTTCATCGCAATCAGTCGGTGCTGCTGCACCGGCAGCCGGACGACGTGTGGCGCATCGATTTCCAGCTCGGCTGGGACGCCGATCCCGTCGCCGAGAAGGCGCCGGAGCGCGTGATTGCGCGCGTGCGCGCGCTGCTCGGGCCGAACGTCGAGTTCGAGCTCGAATGGGTGAGCGTCTACACGTTCCGCTGCCAGCGGATGGATAGCTTCCGCCACGGCCGCGTGCTGTTCGCGGGCGATTCCGCGCACGGCGTGTCGCCGTTCGGCGCGCGCGGCGCGAACAGCGGCGTGCAGGACGCGGACAACCTCGCGTGGAAACTGAAGCTCGTGCTCGACGGCCGCGCGCCCGATCGCCTGCTCGACACGTATGCGCGCGAGCGCGAATTCGCGGCCGACGAGAACATCCGCAATTCGACGCGCTCGACCGACTTCATCACGCCGAAGAGTCCGATCTCGCGCGTGTTTCGCGACGCGACGCTCAAGCTCGCGCGCGACTGCGAGTTCGCGCGCAGGCTCGTGAACAGCGGCCGGCTGTCGGTGCCCGCCGTGCTCGCCGTTTCGCCGCTCAACACGCCCGATCGCGCGGGCGAGACGTTCGAGCGCGCGCCGGCGCCGGGCGCGGTCGCGCTCGATGCGCCCGTGCTCGCGAACGGCGCGCCCGGCTGGCTGCTGCCGCATCTGACGGGGGGCTTCGTCGGCATCCTGTTCGGCTCGATCGACGATGCGGGCGCGCTCGTCGACGCGACGCGCGGCCACGCGCTGCCCATCGTGCCCGTGCTCGTCGTGCCGAAGGGCGACGCGCGCGCGGTCGCGGGCGTCGACGTGATCGAGGACAGCGAAGGGCTCGCCGCGCAGCGCTACGACGCGCGCCCCGGCACGTTCTATCTGCTGCGCCCGGACCAGCACGTGTGCGCGCGCTTTCGCACGGCGGATGCAAACGCGGTGCGCGCGGCGCTCGCCCGCGCGATCTGCAACGCGTGA
- a CDS encoding DUF2783 domain-containing protein, with product MHLDTRLRLPDPDAFYEALIDMHRDLPDSESQLVNAKLILLLANQIGDIDVLREAMALARSGAATLEGAPGAPALR from the coding sequence ATGCACCTCGACACCCGCTTGCGTCTGCCCGATCCGGACGCGTTCTACGAGGCGCTGATCGACATGCACCGCGATCTGCCCGACAGCGAGAGCCAGCTCGTCAACGCGAAGCTGATCCTGCTGCTCGCGAACCAGATCGGCGACATCGACGTGCTGCGCGAAGCGATGGCGCTCGCGCGCAGCGGCGCGGCCACGCTCGAAGGCGCGCCCGGCGCGCCCGCGCTGCGATGA
- a CDS encoding MFS transporter, with amino-acid sequence MSAGGSAARVLEVERVIDDTHRPAFHAMLLALCGLCLVIDGFDAQAMGYVAPSVIAEWGVKKQALGPVFSASLFGMLLGALGLSVLADRIGRRPVLIGATLFFALTMLATPFATSIPTLIALRFVTGLGLGCIMPNAMALVGECSPSARRVKRMMIVSCGFTAGAALGGFVSAALIPAFGWRAVFFVGGAVPLALAAAMAARLPESPQLLVLRGRHDAARAWLAKFAPQLAVSPDTRLVVREAGPQGAPVAELFRAGRASVTLLLWAINFMNLIDLYFLSNWLPTVMRDAGYASGTAVIVGTVLQTGGVIGTLSLGWFIERHGFVRVLFACFACATVAVGLIGSAAHAFVWLLAAVFVGGFCIVGGQPAVNALAGHYYPTSLRSTGIGWGLGVGRVGSVLGPLVGGQLIALGWSNDALFHAAAVPVLCSAVFVLGLAGVTRRRGAPASNVA; translated from the coding sequence ATGAGCGCGGGCGGGAGCGCGGCGCGCGTGCTCGAAGTCGAGCGCGTGATCGACGACACGCACCGGCCCGCGTTTCACGCGATGCTGCTCGCGCTGTGCGGGCTGTGCCTCGTGATCGACGGCTTCGACGCGCAGGCGATGGGCTACGTCGCGCCGAGCGTGATCGCCGAATGGGGCGTGAAGAAGCAGGCGCTCGGGCCCGTCTTCAGCGCGAGCCTGTTCGGGATGCTGCTCGGCGCGCTCGGCCTGTCGGTGCTCGCCGACCGGATCGGCCGGCGCCCCGTGCTGATCGGCGCGACGCTGTTTTTTGCGCTGACGATGCTCGCGACGCCGTTCGCGACGTCGATTCCGACGCTGATCGCGCTGCGCTTCGTCACGGGCCTGGGGCTCGGCTGCATCATGCCGAACGCGATGGCGCTCGTCGGCGAATGCAGCCCGAGCGCGCGTCGCGTGAAGCGGATGATGATCGTGTCGTGCGGCTTCACGGCCGGCGCGGCGCTGGGCGGCTTCGTCAGCGCCGCGCTGATTCCGGCGTTCGGCTGGCGCGCGGTGTTCTTCGTCGGCGGCGCGGTGCCGCTCGCGCTCGCGGCCGCGATGGCCGCGCGCCTGCCCGAATCGCCGCAACTGCTCGTGCTGCGCGGCCGGCACGACGCGGCGCGCGCGTGGCTCGCGAAGTTCGCGCCGCAGCTTGCGGTCTCGCCCGATACGCGGCTCGTCGTGCGCGAAGCGGGGCCGCAGGGCGCGCCCGTCGCCGAGCTGTTCCGCGCGGGGCGCGCGAGCGTCACGCTGCTCTTGTGGGCGATCAACTTCATGAACCTGATCGACCTGTACTTCCTGTCGAACTGGCTGCCGACCGTGATGCGCGACGCGGGCTATGCGAGCGGCACGGCCGTCATCGTCGGCACCGTGCTGCAGACGGGCGGCGTGATCGGCACGCTGTCGCTCGGCTGGTTCATCGAGCGGCACGGCTTCGTGCGCGTGCTGTTCGCGTGCTTCGCGTGCGCGACGGTCGCGGTCGGCCTGATCGGCTCGGCCGCGCACGCGTTCGTCTGGCTGCTCGCAGCCGTGTTCGTCGGCGGCTTTTGCATCGTCGGCGGACAGCCCGCGGTCAACGCGCTCGCGGGCCACTATTACCCGACGTCGCTGCGCTCGACGGGCATCGGCTGGGGCCTCGGCGTGGGCCGTGTCGGCTCCGTGCTCGGGCCGCTCGTCGGCGGGCAACTGATCGCGCTCGGCTGGTCGAACGACGCGCTGTTTCACGCGGCGGCCGTGCCGGTGCTGTGCTCGGCCGTCTTCGTGCTCGGCCTCGCGGGCGTGACGCGGCGGCGCGGCGCGCCCGCATCGAACGTCGCTTGA
- the hmgA gene encoding homogentisate 1,2-dioxygenase — MALNFSKPGEAGYQSGFANEFATEALPGALPHARNSPQRAPYGLYAEQLSGTAFTAPRGHNRRSWLYRIRPAAMHRPFELVSGERRIVADFGDSDDVPPTPPNQLRWDPLPMPAQPTDFVDGWVTMAGNGSAAAMSGCAIHLYAANRSMRERFFYSADGELLIVPQEGRLFIMTELGRLDVEPFEIAVIPRGVRFAVALPDGHARGYVCENFGALLRLPDLGPIGSNGLANPRDFLTPNASYEDREGAFELVAKLNGRLWRADIDHSPFDVVAWHGNYAPYKYDLRHFNTIGSISYDHPDPSIFLVLQSQCDTPGVDAIDFVIFPPRWLAAEDTFRPPWFHRNVASEFMGLVHGVYDAKAEGFMPGGASLHNCMSGHGPDAETFEKASSIDTSTPNKVGDTMAFMFETRTLIRPTRFALDTAQLQANYFECWQGLKKHFNPEQR; from the coding sequence ATGGCACTGAATTTTTCGAAACCGGGCGAAGCCGGCTACCAGAGCGGCTTCGCGAACGAATTCGCGACCGAGGCGCTGCCGGGCGCGCTGCCGCACGCGCGCAACTCGCCGCAGCGCGCGCCGTACGGGCTCTACGCGGAGCAACTGTCCGGCACCGCGTTCACCGCGCCGCGCGGCCATAACCGCCGGTCGTGGCTGTACCGGATCCGGCCCGCCGCCATGCACCGGCCGTTCGAGCTCGTGTCCGGCGAGCGCCGGATCGTCGCCGATTTCGGCGATTCGGACGACGTGCCGCCGACGCCGCCGAACCAGTTGCGCTGGGACCCGCTGCCGATGCCCGCGCAGCCGACCGATTTCGTCGACGGCTGGGTGACGATGGCGGGCAATGGTTCGGCCGCCGCGATGAGCGGCTGCGCGATCCACCTGTACGCGGCGAACCGCTCGATGCGCGAGCGCTTCTTCTACAGCGCGGACGGCGAACTGCTGATCGTGCCGCAGGAAGGGCGGCTCTTCATCATGACGGAGCTCGGCCGGCTCGACGTCGAGCCGTTCGAGATCGCGGTGATTCCGCGCGGCGTGCGCTTTGCGGTCGCGCTGCCGGACGGGCACGCGCGCGGCTATGTCTGCGAGAACTTCGGCGCGCTGCTCCGGTTGCCGGACCTCGGGCCGATCGGCTCGAACGGCCTCGCGAATCCGCGCGATTTCCTGACGCCGAACGCGTCGTACGAGGATCGCGAAGGCGCGTTCGAGCTCGTCGCGAAGCTCAACGGCCGGCTCTGGCGCGCGGACATCGATCATTCGCCGTTCGACGTCGTCGCATGGCACGGCAACTACGCGCCGTACAAGTACGATCTGCGTCACTTCAACACGATCGGCTCGATCAGCTACGACCATCCGGACCCGTCGATCTTCCTCGTGCTGCAGTCGCAATGCGACACGCCGGGCGTCGACGCGATCGACTTCGTGATCTTTCCGCCGCGCTGGCTCGCGGCCGAGGATACGTTCCGCCCGCCGTGGTTCCACCGCAACGTCGCGAGCGAGTTCATGGGGCTCGTGCACGGCGTCTACGACGCGAAGGCTGAGGGCTTCATGCCGGGCGGCGCGAGCCTGCACAACTGCATGTCGGGCCACGGGCCGGACGCGGAGACGTTCGAGAAGGCTTCCTCGATCGACACGTCGACGCCGAACAAGGTCGGCGACACGATGGCGTTCATGTTCGAGACCCGCACGCTGATCCGGCCGACGCGCTTTGCGCTCGACACCGCGCAGCTCCAGGCGAACTACTTCGAATGCTGGCAGGGCCTCAAGAAACATTTCAATCCGGAGCAACGATGA
- the fahA gene encoding fumarylacetoacetase: MSAIPDALRASLDPSRKSWLDAANDAACDFPIQNLPFGVFSDARNPSRRAGVALGDRIVDLAELARAGLLTVEGGAAVFERPALNDFISLGRDAWRSVRIQLSALFERGCARLRDDAALRARVLVEQRDATLHLPVDIPGYTDFYSSKEHATNVGSMFRDPKNALLPNWSEMPIGYNGRASSVVVSGTPVRRPNGQLKLADRDRPVFGACRKLDIELETGFIVGRGNALGEPIACEDAESHIFGMVLLNDWSARDIQQWEYVPLGPFNAKTFATSISPWIVTLDALEPFRTAQPKQAPEPLAYLRHGGEHAFDVTLEVRLKPDGAAGATTIARTNFKHMYWTMAQQLAHHTVSGCNTRVGDLMGSGTISGPAKDAFGSLLELTWNGKEPVALADGGTRAFIEDGDELTLAGWCQGDGHRVGFGTCVGKILPALNR; this comes from the coding sequence ATGAGCGCCATTCCCGACGCGCTGCGCGCGAGCCTCGATCCTTCCCGCAAGAGCTGGCTCGACGCGGCGAACGACGCCGCGTGCGACTTCCCGATCCAGAACCTGCCGTTCGGCGTCTTCAGCGATGCGCGCAACCCGTCGCGTCGCGCGGGCGTCGCGCTCGGCGACCGGATCGTCGACTTGGCCGAGCTCGCGCGCGCGGGCCTGTTGACGGTCGAGGGCGGGGCGGCCGTGTTCGAGCGGCCGGCGCTGAACGATTTCATCTCGCTCGGCCGCGACGCGTGGCGCAGCGTGCGCATCCAGTTGAGCGCGCTGTTCGAGCGCGGCTGCGCGCGGCTGCGCGACGACGCGGCGCTGCGCGCGCGCGTGCTCGTCGAGCAGCGCGACGCGACGCTGCATCTGCCCGTCGACATTCCCGGCTACACCGATTTCTATTCGTCGAAGGAACACGCGACGAACGTCGGCTCGATGTTTCGCGATCCGAAGAACGCGCTGCTGCCGAACTGGTCGGAGATGCCGATCGGCTACAACGGCCGAGCGTCGTCGGTCGTCGTGAGCGGTACGCCGGTGCGCCGGCCGAACGGTCAACTGAAGCTGGCTGACCGCGACCGTCCGGTGTTCGGCGCGTGCCGCAAGCTCGACATCGAGCTCGAGACGGGCTTCATCGTCGGCCGCGGCAACGCGCTCGGCGAGCCGATCGCGTGCGAGGACGCGGAGTCGCACATCTTCGGAATGGTGCTGCTCAACGATTGGAGCGCGCGCGACATCCAGCAATGGGAATACGTGCCGCTCGGGCCGTTCAACGCGAAGACGTTCGCGACGTCGATCTCGCCGTGGATCGTTACGCTCGACGCGCTCGAACCGTTCCGCACCGCGCAGCCGAAGCAGGCGCCGGAGCCGCTCGCGTATCTGCGCCACGGCGGCGAGCATGCGTTCGACGTTACGCTCGAAGTGCGGTTGAAGCCGGACGGCGCGGCCGGCGCGACGACGATCGCGCGCACGAACTTCAAGCACATGTACTGGACGATGGCGCAGCAGCTCGCGCATCACACGGTGTCGGGCTGCAACACGCGAGTCGGCGACCTGATGGGCTCGGGCACGATCAGCGGGCCGGCGAAGGATGCGTTCGGCAGCCTGCTCGAGCTGACGTGGAACGGCAAGGAGCCCGTCGCGCTCGCGGACGGCGGCACGCGCGCGTTCATCGAGGACGGCGACGAGCTGACGCTCGCCGGCTGGTGTCAAGGCGACGGGCATCGCGTCGGCTTCGGCACGTGCGTCGGGAAGATTCTGCCGGCGTTGAACCGATGA